In Heteronotia binoei isolate CCM8104 ecotype False Entrance Well chromosome 1, APGP_CSIRO_Hbin_v1, whole genome shotgun sequence, the genomic window AGTACTGAGCTTTATTCCCCcaaactgtttgcagttctggATGAGTATCTCAGTCTCAAGTTAGAGAGTCCACATGTGTCTAAGGATACATGCAAAAGGGAACATATGTAGCCCAATATGTACAAGTCCATCCATTCACATACATAGCAGAAGATTGTCTAGTTTTGCATAAAAAGTAATATGTGAATGAGGACAGCTAAGCCTGTTTTCCTCTCCACCTTACCTTACTATGCTTCACAACCCCTTCCCAAACCCAGACAATTTCTtctaaatggaggagaggaacttAGATCTAGATCTAAGAACTTAGATCTAAAATTATTTccaattgaaaccaatggaaacaAAGATCACATTGATTCTTCTAGCGTGAATTCTGATATTAAAGAATCCACTATACTTGAATAATTTGGGTGTCTTTCAACATGTTATCCATTTATGCATATTTTGACTGATTgctctcttatttttaatatctTGAATGCACTGTAATTGTTTTTCACATGTGAGTGCAACACAAGTCTAGGACGGACTCTTTTCATACAGTGATTGTAAGTATTTTGTGACTTAGCAGGTTTGAAAGAAATATTAAGtgaaattcaaaaaaagactgaaTTGTATTCTTTTGTTTCTCAAACACTAATTTTTCTAATCACATGTGTATTTTTAGCAATCGTATGGACATTTCTGTATATCTCCTGGTTGTCATAATTTTTCAGGCTGATTCCTTAACCTCATGGGCAGTAGTGTTGGAATTAATTACTATTTAGAGCTCTAACTTGAAAACCAATAATGTTCCTTGAGACGTGTTTTATACCAGCATTCCAGATGTTGAGCTTCTTTTTAATTAACTCATCTACCTTTTGCTTTTATCAGTTGCAGATTGTCTAGAGATAGTGTCTTATATTACCAATTTTATATCACTCATCTCTCTTTCCATCACACAGGTATTCTATATATatccctgtctcacacagacATACGTATCAGGATGTGATTCACAAGTCAATTACACTGACTGTAACTTATATTTAAGCCTGTTAACAGCAGAATCTTATTGACTGCAATCCAGAGAAGCTTCAGGTAGATCTGAGTATTTTCATTGTCATATGTGTTACACAGCAAGACACTTTCTAAAACTTCTCCAAATGTCAAAAGCAACTTATTGAggtcatggggtggggggaagaaactTACTCATAAATGGATCGCTTGCAACCATTGTCCCATGGGGATCCTGCTGGTTATGAGAAAGATAACTCAGAAGCATATGTGACTCTTACCTGTTTCACAGAAAAAAATATTAGTTAGCTGCGCACATTAATTTTTTCTGCTGGATCATGAACATTATGCAGAAGCAAGTCCCAACAATTTCAGTAAATGTGATTCAGGATGCAGACCATCTCCCACTGAGATTAGTAAACTAAATGAGACTGATATAGTCCTTCTTTAAGTGACTGACACTGATGCTCAGCATTTTCAAGACTGTTTCCCTTCAACCAAGCTGGCAATGCTACATGGCCATGGTGGTATGCTCATGTACCATGTTGTACATCATAAGCTCttattaccaggggtggaattctagcaggagcttctttgcatattaggccacacacccctgatgtagccaatcctccaaaaccttacaaaaagagccttgtaaggtcttggaggattggctacatcaggggtgtgtggcctaatatgcaaaggagctcctgccagaattccacccctgcttattacAATCATCATATACCTAAgtcttctgtctgattttgctgGTATTACTTATGGATCTGAAGAAAGACAATTTCAGGAAAGCCCCAGTTCCATCCTGTTGAAGACCACAAGAGCATTCAGCAAAGAATAAAGAACAAGCCAACTGCACATATAGCAATTTTAATCCATTCCATTTTTAAATACCACAATAAATTTAATTTTCACAATAAATTAAATAGCCATATTCAGTTTACAAAATAGAATTACTTAGTGTGAAACCAGTATTTACAAACAATATACATTATATACAACAGGTTTTTCTTTGTCAACATACAAGcatagaaggaaaaaaaaagattttcattttgacatATGATTGACATGCTACAAGTGCCAAGATGAtccatacaataaaacaatagtgCAAACTCACCACAGGAAATTTGAAACAATGTTGATTGcatgagagatttttttttcaaaaataggaAAAGAATTCCAATAGAACAACTCAGCTTCACACAGGATAAATCTACACTGCTAACTTATATTGACTTGATAGCATTTTAATTGTCACCATGTTCTCAAAGAATCCTAGGATAGTGCTCAAAATTCTCTGAGTCCAGTTCAAAACATTCCCCAGGAAGAAGGAACAACCTGAATAAGTCTGAAGTGTAGATTTATGCTTTAAAAGGGTCAATATTCTTCTAACAATGTGTCTCCATAATAGCCTAATATAATTTTTGCAGTGAATTCAAAACTGATATTATGCCTTCTCTCTAAATATATTTGGTAACAACCTTTTACAGAGTAGAGTACTGACCCTTTGAATTGAATAGCTGAGTTAGTTTCTTTTAATGACATCTTCTCCTTTAATTGTATAGCACAAAATGATGCAATTATGCAGAGTAAATTTTATGTTATTCACTGCTCTGCAGAAAAACTGATCCAATCTTATATTTGGTCACACATTGCATATGTACAAGAATGCATGAAAAGGGGTTACTTTGATAGCTGTGTATATGAAAAGTGCATATTTTTACTCTGGTAGAGACACGGTTGCATATCTCTGGGTGCAACACATAGTGTTGTATGAAATTTACTTTAGGGCCAGTTAAATGTCCTCCCTGTGATCTGGTAAAATTTCTGATTAAAAGGGTGAAAGAATTTGCGTAATTTGGTAATGACAGAGGAATCCACCTCTGGATGGATGCGTCCCTTGCTTCCTGCCAGGCACTTGTTAAAGACAATGTTAAATCGCAAGCAGTAAAACCCTCTGGTGGCATtgaaatataaattatattgACTTATCCTTGGAGGAAGATTTAAGAACTTCTCTACCAGCTGGAGTTCTGGAAGTGGTTCTGTAATGAGACGATCACCATCAACAATATGAAACTGCTcaatgggaaaatattttaaccacctctccagatgttttgtgtAGATGCTGGTTCTTACTGCCTTGTATTTAGTGTTGACTTCACAGGTATTTGAATCAATTGCCAGCTTCTCAAATTTGTAGTATGTTTTATTCTTTCGTTCCTTCCCCTCCAGCACCTGAGTGTAATCAGAAATAGCTCTTGTTGTGGGTTCCCTGACAATGATCAGTAATTTGATGGATGAGTTCATTTTATATATCCTTTCAGGTACCTCCTCTGTGATAAAGTATGCAGGACTTTTCTCAATTGTTATTTGATGAGGGTAAGAAAATGGCATTTTTTTCCTGTACCATTCAATGCCCTTGGCATAGTTCTCATCATTATCAAAGAAGTGGATTTCTTGAGAAGCTTTGACCACTGCTGGGTGGAGATTCAGCATTTCCAATAGAGCTCGTGTGCCTCCTTTCCTCACCCCAATGATTATGGCCTTTGGGATCTGTTGGACCAAACTGTGAAGTCGAATTTGCTCCTTGCTGGCATTGCCCTTCCGAAACTCATGTAGCAAACCACGTTTAAACTGTAGTGCTCGGAGTGGAATTTCATCTTGGCCATGGAGTCCAAACCGACCATCAATAGGGCAAATGGGCTGCAGTCTGTAATGATCAAAATAGACATTGAAAAAAAGGAGGAAGAACACTAATTTATGTTATTACAGGTGCATGTGAGATGATTCACACAACCTTGTTAGCCTGGTAGGATATGGGCTCCTTGTGATAAGAGGTGAATCAACCCCAAAATGGGGTGGTACATATGGGAGCATAGAAAACAGGACAACTTGCTACTCTATAATCAACTCCCCAGAACTTTGTACCAACCCATATTCATGCTCCCAGTAAAATGGACAACTACTTAAACATGATTCAACACTCCTTATATGCCTATTAAGTAAAATTCTTCATGGCTGAGAGAATCGTTCCAACTGGAATCAAGCAACCCCTGTCTGCTGTTTACAGTTGTAGGATATGGTGAATGACAACATCATGTGGTTGTTGAACATACCTGATAGATTTTGTCAGTGTTCAAAAAGTTAGAGATACATCAGTGAAAGATAGTTAGCAGAACAAGATTATTAACATTTAAATGTATGCCTGAAAAATGGGAGCATTTATATCTAATTTCATGTATTCACAAAGTTAATATAAGATTTCAGCATTCATACATGAATGTCAACGTTCCCTATACCACATGCATTTACTGGAACAGAGTACAGTGTATGAAACTTTAATATGAAGTATGTTTCTAAACAAACAGGAAACAttttttattgttcaatttattgttcaatttatgttgtaatctgccctgagcctgttatgggaaagggcggaatataaacctaataaataaataaatagacaggCAGACAgccagacagatagatagatgttcAAAGAAACTGGCCAGTCAGGGCTACCTGGTGCATATCTTCCACATGCCTATTAATGTGTACAAATCTGAATCTTCATTGCATACTTTATGGAGTTTATTGTTTGATATGGAAAATGGAAATGGCCTCTTTGCTATTTCTGCTTATTCTTATAGATCTATTTCATAAAAAGGTGCTGTACAATCAGTACTGGCCCTAGGGcatgtggcaccccaggcagactccctAGCCAACCTCGCCCCACTGCCCCCTCCTTCTGCAGTTCTGCAACATGGCACCatgctctaccccccccccccccccatgctcagAGGAACACTGTTAGGATCAGTTCACCTGCTTTGACACGGCCTGGGCATCTGAGCGTTCTCTTAAAAGAGCACTGGAAGAggtttctccccttcccttccggttctggaagggagggggagtgaagcctctttTGGTGATCTCTTAAGAGAATGTTCAGATGCCTGGGCATTGAAGCAAGTAGGGCTGATCCTAGCGGCACTCTTCTGAGCATGGGGAGGTGGGAAGAGCATGGcactgtgctgtgttgtgctaggaaagggaaggagggggcagggggcagcAGTGGAGAGGAGAAAATTAGGCATCTGCCTTGGGCACCAGGacggggggagcccaattcagcgccccccctcccagtgctctaggcaaatacctaatttgcctagtaggTGAGCCGGCCCTGTGCACAATATCAATAATGATGACAAGGCCTGCTTAACAACTTAAAAATAAACTTTCTGAGAAATTCTGTAAATCCAAGCTCTTTCTGAACATTCGATAATTTCTCATATCCACTTCTGAAATCATATTTGGCAATTTATATTCATTTTCTGCTGTCCatattttccttttctcctttttaaGAAGTAGTTGAATTAAAAGGAAACTATGTGTTGCATAATCATTAAAAAGGATTGAAATAATTTAGAAAAGGCTACACAAGCTTATATCCTGAGACAGATATAGATCTGCTGCCATTTGTAATCAAATAATCTGAAATCAAGTACACAATGAAATCACTGATTTGGCTgtacatatgtgtgtgtacagTGTGATATGCACAAAATATTCATATTATGTGCTGTAACAAACAGGCTCCTCATTGCCTGTGCATTCAACAGGAAGTCATAGCCAATCCTGTATAATACAAAAGTTTACATTTCATGTGTATATTGATGTttacattaatttttttaaaaaaatgtatggaAGAAAACCTAAATGTTGCCCTCTCTTTGTCATTAAGAACAATTACAAGCTCAGTTTCTGCTGACATTTTActcagtgcttttttaaaaagaaaaaaaccagcagaagctcatttgcatattaggccacactgcctgccCTGGGAGCCTGTGGCTGCCCCATGGTGGGTTGAGCCAACTGGAGACCTGGCCAGCCCATTTAGAGCTCTACTCCTGCGGGCTCTGGtaggaaaaaaaccctggttttACAAATGAATGCGCCTTTTGACACAATATGCTCTTGCCTAAACAAGCATATGTTTGTCTGTCTCTATACAACCAGTAAGGAGCTGCAACCAATCCTATTCTCTAAAATGTGCATTTGTATAACATGGTTGAAAATATAGCTCTTGAATGTACacattgcatttttttaaaaagagtacattgattgattgatttgatttctatcctgccatctgcatgaacaggctcagggcaggttacaatgtAAGTCACAttcaaatagtaaaaaaaaaaaaatcaattaaaacaacTCTAAACAATACTAAGTAGTTTCAGAAATTTACATTAAATTAAAACTTTTAATGGGCACAAATGAAAAACATGGCCATTTAGATGTAAAGATTCGGCTACATGAGTGTCAAGTATTTCTGCTTGTGCATGGGAAGGGGCATGTGCTATATCCTAAACCCTCCTAAAATAGGTTCTAGAGGATGGAAGAGCCTGTAGAACAGTTTTTCAATGGGGGATAGTAATTAGTACcccactttgggcgttttcgcactcaccttcagccggcgggacccccctcttcaccgcgcaggatctgcgcggatttcgcactaaatgctgtggagcagccagaagagccggaaactcccgtcgcaaaagccgcgcaaacggaaactgctttttggcggtttacgtttgagcggcttttgcgccgggagcttccggctcttccggctgctccgcggcatttagtgcgaaatccgcgcagatcctgcgcggtgaagaggggggtcgcgccggctgaaggtgagtgcgaaaacgccctttgtgtctggggaaaaaacaacaacattgtgaTGAGTCTTTTAAACTTCTGTTGCCTAAAGAGCAGCTTTTCTGGGATAATTACCTGAGGAAGGTGATATGAAGCCACCATTGGTGCTTATTAGGTATTACTTTTTGTACTTATGGGGCGGGAAAAGAAATGAAGGGCTACTAAGTCACCAAGTACCATCAGAATGGAATTCACCAGTGAATAAAATTGTGTTACAGCTTGTTGACAATAACAACAAAGAGAATAAACCCTTTTCACCATTAGCAATATTAAATATAGATCCTATGGGAATTCACTACTTTGGGAGTTCAAGGAGTCAAGTACTGTATCTGGATAATTTCATGACCATTAATAGCATTTGTAGCTGTGCAAACGTAGATTTGTGATGAGGTTAATTAAACTTCATGCCTCAGGTCACAGGACAAATTTCTACAGGAGTTAAGAGGGAATTTCTCACTATGTACTTCTTAATTGGCGATGGCTATTCTACATACGTTTCAAGACTAAAAGTTTGCAGATAGTTGGTGGTACAGTATTAGTCTAGAAACATGATTTTCTCAGCATATGTAGGGTTTTCTTTATTACAATCGATAAGGAAACTGCTGTGAATAAACGAGTATCAAGTAGATGCACTATCTATCAGCCCCTTGGAATCCAGTGTAAGACTTATCAGTAGGTGGCTCTTTCCCTTGGAAAGCAAAGGGCAAATACAGCAGAGCTTTACTATAGTTAAACAGGTTGGCCTTGAT contains:
- the HS3ST5 gene encoding heparan sulfate glucosamine 3-O-sulfotransferase 5 — its product is MLFKQQVLLRQKLLVLGSLAVGSLLYLVARVGSLDRLQPICPIDGRFGLHGQDEIPLRALQFKRGLLHEFRKGNASKEQIRLHSLVQQIPKAIIIGVRKGGTRALLEMLNLHPAVVKASQEIHFFDNDENYAKGIEWYRKKMPFSYPHQITIEKSPAYFITEEVPERIYKMNSSIKLLIIVREPTTRAISDYTQVLEGKERKNKTYYKFEKLAIDSNTCEVNTKYKAVRTSIYTKHLERWLKYFPIEQFHIVDGDRLITEPLPELQLVEKFLNLPPRISQYNLYFNATRGFYCLRFNIVFNKCLAGSKGRIHPEVDSSVITKLRKFFHPFNQKFYQITGRTFNWP